A DNA window from Haliovirga abyssi contains the following coding sequences:
- a CDS encoding alpha/beta hydrolase translates to MEKFEIKGIDGNKINVYKWVPKGEVKGVVQIFHGMAEHALRYKKFAIFLNDKGYAVYANDHRGHGNSVDNISELGRIGENGFYGIVEDEKILMEKIKKENLGLPIIILGHSMGSFIAQEYITKYGNEISGVILSGTAMKSGMDLKLALILAKLQMKLFGRYKPAKFISNLSFGSNNKKIQNAKTSNDWLSRDEKEVDKYNKDKYCGTTFPIEFYYEFFKGLSKLYEKEKLNQIPLELPIYIFSGDADPVGNYGKSTKDLYNLYEKLGLKNLEIKLYSGGRHEMLNEKNRMKVYENVYNWIREV, encoded by the coding sequence ATGGAAAAATTTGAAATAAAAGGTATTGATGGTAATAAAATAAATGTGTATAAATGGGTACCAAAAGGAGAAGTTAAAGGAGTGGTACAAATATTTCATGGTATGGCAGAACATGCACTAAGGTATAAAAAATTTGCTATATTTTTAAATGATAAAGGTTATGCTGTATATGCAAATGATCATAGAGGACATGGAAATAGCGTAGATAATATCTCAGAGCTTGGAAGAATAGGTGAAAATGGATTTTATGGAATTGTTGAAGATGAAAAAATATTAATGGAAAAAATAAAGAAAGAAAATTTAGGATTACCAATAATAATATTAGGACATAGTATGGGTTCTTTTATAGCTCAAGAATATATTACAAAATATGGAAATGAAATTAGTGGAGTTATACTTTCTGGAACAGCTATGAAATCTGGAATGGATCTGAAATTAGCACTTATATTAGCAAAATTACAGATGAAGCTGTTTGGTAGATATAAGCCAGCAAAATTTATAAGTAATTTAAGTTTTGGAAGTAATAATAAAAAAATACAAAATGCAAAAACAAGTAATGATTGGTTATCAAGAGATGAAAAAGAGGTTGATAAATATAATAAAGATAAATATTGTGGAACTACTTTCCCAATAGAATTCTATTACGAATTTTTTAAAGGATTATCAAAATTATACGAAAAAGAAAAATTAAATCAAATTCCTTTAGAGTTACCAATATATATTTTTTCAGGAGATGCTGATCCAGTAGGGAATTATGGGAAAAGTACAAAAGATTTATATAATTTATATGAAAAATTAGGCTTGAAAAATTTAGAAATAAAATTATATTCTGGCGGAAGGCACGAAATGTTAAATGAAAAAAATAGAATGAAAGTTTATGAAAATGTGTACAATTGGATAAGGGAAGTTTAA
- a CDS encoding THUMP domain-containing class I SAM-dependent RNA methyltransferase: MTLIASTTMGLESIVAQELKKLGYKDINTLNGKVEFTGTYRDICKGNINLRCADRLYVKMGEFKATTQTELFDGIKNIGWEKIMPIDANFPISWISTVKSELNSERKSQASIKKAIATRLEEKYKTTELLERGAKYAVKVQINKNNVVVMIDTSGEGLNKRGYRAINNLASIKETLAAGLVLIARWDGYKPLIDPTCGTGTILIEAAMIARNIAPGANRKFESEKWDVIPSEFWIEERDEAYSREDNDKKIEIYGSDIDGEIIKVAKENAKLAGVEDDIVFEQRHLLEVENYIKAEKGTIICNPPYGERMGEKEDAIKTTRILGDVCRRFPKWNYYVISSLGADRHKNGIKFEEIFGQKFDKNRKLYNGGIMCYYYQFFGNRKNVFVKNRL, from the coding sequence ATAACACTTATAGCATCAACAACAATGGGTCTTGAGAGTATTGTTGCTCAAGAACTAAAGAAATTAGGTTATAAAGATATAAATACATTAAATGGAAAAGTTGAATTTACTGGAACATATAGAGATATTTGTAAAGGGAATATTAATTTAAGATGTGCAGATAGATTATATGTGAAAATGGGAGAATTTAAAGCTACAACACAAACTGAACTTTTTGATGGAATAAAAAATATTGGTTGGGAAAAAATTATGCCTATAGATGCAAATTTTCCAATAAGTTGGATTAGTACAGTAAAATCTGAATTAAATAGTGAAAGAAAATCCCAAGCTTCAATAAAAAAAGCAATAGCTACTAGATTAGAAGAAAAATATAAAACAACAGAGCTTTTAGAAAGAGGAGCTAAATATGCTGTGAAAGTTCAGATAAATAAAAATAATGTAGTAGTTATGATTGATACAAGTGGAGAAGGATTAAATAAAAGAGGATATAGAGCTATTAATAATCTAGCTTCAATAAAAGAAACACTAGCAGCAGGATTAGTGCTTATAGCAAGATGGGATGGCTATAAACCACTAATAGATCCTACTTGTGGGACAGGGACTATATTAATAGAGGCCGCTATGATAGCAAGAAATATTGCACCTGGAGCGAATAGAAAATTTGAATCAGAAAAGTGGGATGTAATTCCAAGTGAATTTTGGATAGAAGAAAGAGATGAGGCTTATTCCAGAGAAGATAACGATAAAAAAATAGAAATATATGGTTCCGATATTGATGGAGAAATAATTAAAGTAGCAAAAGAAAATGCTAAATTAGCAGGAGTAGAAGATGATATAGTATTTGAACAAAGACATCTATTAGAAGTAGAAAATTATATTAAAGCAGAAAAAGGGACAATAATATGTAATCCACCATATGGTGAGAGAATGGGTGAAAAAGAGGATGCTATAAAAACAACTAGAATTTTAGGAGATGTCTGTAGGAGATTTCCTAAATGGAATTATTATGTAATAAGTTCATTAGGAGCAGATAGACATAAAAATGGAATAAAATTTGAAGAAATTTTTGGACAAAAATTTGATAAAAACAGAAAATTATATAATGGTGGCATAATGTGTTATTATTATCAATTTTTTGGAAATAGAAAGAATGTTTTTGTTAAAAATAGATTATAA
- a CDS encoding leucine-rich repeat domain-containing protein, whose amino-acid sequence MKKIFTVLAILSSFIFTGFSKNTQIKKDSLNEITITHPANKLNYLQGEQLNLSGLEVTGVYSDKTTKVINITNNNITGFHSDILGKQTLTINFNSKTTSFDIQYLKATDSKEFKYENNNNKITITEYIGTDTSIFIPNKIDGIPVTSIGNLAFFDKKLTSVNIPDSVISIGKEAFSNNQLTNVFIGNSVTSIGKGAFYYNQLHNIIIPNSVVSIGDSAFYHNQLTSVNIPDSVISIGKAAFSNNQLINVIIGNSVTSIGKKAFYHNQLTSVTIGSSVTSIDEEVFSNNKLTSVNIGNSVTSIKYSAFSDNQLTNVTMGNSVTSIGFWAFERNPNITIKSFAGSYAETYAKDNNIPFIQKK is encoded by the coding sequence ATGAAAAAAATTTTTACAGTATTAGCTATTTTAAGTTCGTTCATATTTACAGGATTTTCTAAAAACACACAAATCAAAAAGGATTCTTTAAATGAAATTACGATTACACATCCTGCTAATAAACTTAATTATCTTCAAGGAGAACAATTAAATCTTAGTGGATTGGAGGTTACTGGAGTTTATTCTGATAAAACAACTAAAGTTATTAATATTACTAATAATAATATTACTGGTTTTCATTCTGATATTCTTGGAAAACAAACTTTAACTATTAATTTTAATAGTAAAACTACCTCTTTTGATATTCAATATTTAAAAGCTACCGATAGCAAGGAGTTTAAATATGAAAATAACAACAATAAAATTACTATAACAGAATATATTGGAACTGATACATCAATTTTTATTCCTAATAAAATAGATGGTATTCCTGTTACTTCTATTGGAAATTTAGCTTTTTTTGATAAGAAATTAACCAGTGTTAATATACCAGATTCAGTTATTTCTATTGGAAAAGAAGCTTTTTCTAATAATCAATTAACTAATGTTTTTATTGGAAATTCTGTTACTTCTATTGGAAAAGGAGCTTTTTATTATAACCAATTACATAATATTATTATTCCTAATTCAGTTGTTTCTATTGGAGATTCTGCTTTTTATCACAATCAATTAACTAGTGTTAATATACCAGATTCAGTTATTTCTATTGGAAAAGCTGCTTTTTCTAATAATCAATTAATAAATGTTATTATAGGAAATTCTGTTACTTCTATTGGAAAAAAAGCTTTTTATCACAACCAATTAACCAGTGTTACTATTGGAAGTTCTGTTACTTCTATTGACGAAGAAGTTTTTTCAAATAATAAATTAACTAGCGTTAATATTGGAAACTCTGTTACTTCTATTAAATATTCAGCTTTTTCTGATAACCAATTAACTAACGTTACTATGGGAAATTCTGTTACTTCTATTGGCTTTTGGGCTTTCGAAAGGAATCCAAATATAACAATAAAAAGTTTTGCAGGTTCTTATGCAGAAACATATGCAAAAGATAATAATATTCCATTTATACAAAAAAAATAA
- a CDS encoding glycosyl hydrolase family 18 protein, whose protein sequence is MSRCWKELVKLLLFTIIIVPITAQNGTVSDVKNDGMQRRIIGYFSEWRPNDYTVADIPWGKITHINYAFAKVNSETNKIDFCNKKDAIELDFPGQDLTLPYKGHFNLLTVYKRKYPKVKTLISVGGWAAAKGFYTMSETELGRETFADSAVEFIRKYGFDGVDIDYEYPTATVGAGNPDDFDVAEPRRKTLYQDYVKLMKVLREKLDVAGQNDNKHYLLTIAAPASSWILGGMGLGDYAQYLDFINIMSYDFHGSWNGYVGNNSALLPDDRDLETKPLGTPVLNIDWSYRYFRGVVPPSKINIGIPYYTRGWKNVQGGIDGHGLYGTAKLGSGGDGAVGIDNVWHDFDKDGKELPGGGNPLWHVKNLLAGRHDFSYIDHPVFGGFDPNYQGNYIRYWDDVSKVPYVWNDAKKVFLSFEDEQSLKEKINYIINKGLGGMMIWELAGDFSKKADGEYYIGDTMTSLAYNMLKNAPAPDNRMYTIDMPQKIMNFEIKFSYKYDHPNATYEFSIVNHTDKTIDKGWVLEFNMPTTTTMSEGTWSGLKVKEIGRGYDYVRYRVIGDAWGTEIQPNGTYTFTGMSKLCFAGGPKAVTLNGFASSYEITIKDTDGDGLSDNIEAKLGTDPKKKDTDGDGYTDKEEYDNGTNSLDPNDPKYFNVTILSVDDNGNRIGKAQYEIKSGEKFTVNALSIITDPSLSFVKWDNNSTNSEREITVLKNTTLTATFKTVIINYINIITEAHDRNGNVIGTVTKKVKANETVKIDIKDLKINSEYSFIKWEDGTLSSIRDVKSDKDLKIVVLFKKSDSGNSGNNNKKRIVAYFPEWGIYSGHNNYTPADIPWDKVTHINYAFATIKNGEIAVFDDWAATGVSLGEAWDSPYKGCLGQFKKLKKLHPKTKTMISIGGWSQSANFHFVAATAESREKFADSVVKFIRKWDFDGVDIDWEYPTFKREPDKTDNPNDQGTPYADDTEKETFTLLLKSLRTTLDKAGLTDNKHYELSAAVGCGKDKIEKTEPAKYSKYLDFINIMTYDIHGAWDKVTGHQSPLYANLYAPYSDLIKQYYNVDASMNLFAGYGIPKSKLLVGSPYYSRGWKGVKDDGPIDSLPGLYATATGGAKGTWDGGVPGGMNPFYYIKSTLEKDNSFKKYRDPWTKMPYLYSKSKGEMYTYEDEESLQTRVDYVKDNGYGGIIFWELSGDYPSKGGTTLTDIIYNGFKDNTPVEKVKIIVKTSIDGVLSVVKSEDVIKNSDYVIDAGKLSDMEFIKWEDNSTNAVRTLKADSDKELIAYYKKVVVPEKVKLTLKAIDEKGTLLKTETVDVVKDADYTADAKQLSDLEFVKWSDGETSAVRVIKVSSDMVLTAEFKKVENNTNYPAWDSNTIYLKDDKVVHNEKIWQAKWWNKGNEPGTTQWGPWEDLGEASNNGGDSGNTGGNTGGNTATIPWPTTVGEKVIFTDKEIKATFGEISPNTYPDKVGEKVQELMSKSEYENIFPYRYGSTKWNEFNNKSEQEYYSYENLISALKELSRFMLRVETKKYTNRVFRLDKITKEVTLLKEDKDFNGDWLQNVNPIIDTADYGKFLNEGTMEERKRDLAAFLANISHETTGGWKTAPGGPQSWGLYYKEEMNHDDNSVGGYVAASEEYPAQDGQSYHGRGPIQLSYNYNYGYMSQIIYGDKMVLLKNPKLVSHNGKLGFMTGIWFWMTPQNPKPSCHDVMVGNWIPTAEDLAENRKPGFGVTINVINGGLEAGKPHDSRVDDRIAFYEKITEALGVTPGDNIDCYTQKRF, encoded by the coding sequence ATGAGTAGATGTTGGAAAGAGTTGGTGAAACTATTATTGTTTACAATTATAATAGTACCAATAACAGCTCAAAATGGAACTGTTTCAGACGTTAAAAATGATGGTATGCAGAGAAGAATTATAGGGTATTTTTCAGAGTGGCGACCTAATGATTACACAGTAGCGGATATACCATGGGGAAAAATTACCCATATAAATTATGCTTTTGCAAAAGTAAATTCAGAAACTAATAAAATAGATTTTTGTAATAAAAAAGATGCTATAGAATTAGATTTTCCAGGGCAAGATTTAACATTGCCATACAAAGGACATTTTAATTTATTGACAGTTTATAAAAGAAAGTATCCTAAAGTAAAAACTTTAATATCGGTAGGAGGTTGGGCAGCTGCAAAAGGATTTTATACAATGAGTGAAACAGAATTAGGAAGAGAAACTTTTGCAGATAGTGCAGTAGAATTTATAAGAAAATATGGATTTGATGGAGTTGATATTGATTATGAATATCCAACAGCAACTGTTGGAGCTGGAAATCCAGATGATTTTGATGTAGCAGAACCAAGAAGAAAAACTTTATATCAAGATTATGTTAAGTTAATGAAAGTGTTGAGAGAAAAGCTTGATGTTGCAGGTCAAAATGATAATAAACATTACTTATTGACAATTGCAGCTCCTGCATCATCTTGGATTTTAGGTGGAATGGGATTAGGAGATTATGCTCAATATTTAGATTTTATAAATATAATGAGTTATGATTTTCATGGTTCTTGGAATGGATATGTAGGGAATAATTCAGCTCTATTACCAGATGATAGAGATCTAGAAACAAAACCATTAGGGACTCCAGTTTTAAATATAGATTGGTCATATAGATATTTTAGAGGTGTAGTACCACCATCAAAAATAAATATAGGAATACCTTATTATACTCGTGGTTGGAAAAATGTTCAAGGTGGTATAGATGGGCATGGATTATATGGAACTGCTAAATTAGGCTCAGGAGGAGATGGAGCTGTAGGAATAGACAATGTTTGGCATGACTTTGATAAAGATGGTAAAGAGCTGCCAGGTGGTGGAAATCCTTTATGGCATGTTAAAAATCTATTAGCAGGAAGACATGATTTTAGTTATATTGATCATCCTGTATTTGGAGGATTTGATCCGAATTATCAAGGAAATTACATTAGGTATTGGGATGATGTATCAAAAGTTCCATATGTGTGGAATGATGCGAAAAAAGTATTCTTATCATTTGAAGATGAGCAGTCTTTAAAAGAAAAAATCAACTATATCATTAATAAAGGTCTCGGTGGAATGATGATATGGGAGCTTGCAGGGGATTTTTCTAAAAAGGCAGATGGAGAATATTATATTGGAGATACAATGACATCTCTTGCTTATAATATGTTGAAAAATGCTCCAGCTCCAGATAATAGAATGTATACAATAGATATGCCTCAAAAAATAATGAATTTTGAAATTAAATTTTCATATAAATATGATCATCCAAATGCAACTTATGAGTTTTCTATTGTAAATCATACAGATAAAACAATAGATAAGGGTTGGGTTTTAGAATTTAATATGCCTACAACAACTACAATGAGTGAAGGAACTTGGAGTGGGTTAAAAGTAAAAGAGATTGGAAGAGGATATGATTATGTTAGATACAGAGTTATTGGAGATGCTTGGGGGACAGAGATTCAACCTAATGGTACATATACATTTACAGGTATGTCAAAACTTTGTTTTGCAGGAGGACCAAAAGCTGTAACATTAAACGGCTTTGCTTCAAGTTACGAAATTACAATAAAAGATACAGATGGAGATGGTTTATCTGATAATATAGAAGCAAAATTAGGAACAGATCCTAAGAAAAAAGATACAGATGGAGATGGATATACAGATAAAGAGGAATATGATAATGGAACTAATTCATTAGATCCAAATGATCCTAAATATTTTAATGTAACAATTTTATCAGTTGATGATAATGGAAATAGAATTGGAAAAGCACAATATGAAATTAAATCAGGAGAAAAATTTACTGTAAATGCATTATCTATTATTACAGATCCTAGTTTGAGTTTTGTAAAATGGGATAATAATTCAACTAATTCAGAAAGAGAAATTACAGTATTAAAAAATACAACATTAACAGCTACATTTAAAACAGTGATAATAAATTATATTAATATTATTACAGAAGCCCACGATAGGAATGGAAATGTAATAGGAACAGTTACTAAAAAAGTTAAAGCTAACGAAACAGTAAAAATAGATATAAAAGATTTAAAAATAAATTCAGAGTATAGTTTTATAAAATGGGAAGATGGAACATTATCAAGTATAAGAGATGTTAAATCTGACAAAGATTTGAAAATTGTTGTTTTATTTAAAAAATCTGATTCAGGAAATAGTGGGAATAATAATAAAAAAAGAATAGTAGCTTATTTTCCAGAATGGGGAATATATTCTGGGCATAATAATTATACACCAGCAGATATACCGTGGGATAAAGTTACTCATATAAATTATGCTTTTGCAACAATAAAAAATGGAGAAATAGCAGTATTTGATGATTGGGCAGCAACAGGAGTAAGTTTAGGAGAAGCTTGGGATTCACCTTATAAAGGGTGTCTAGGTCAATTTAAAAAGCTAAAGAAACTACATCCTAAAACAAAAACTATGATTTCAATAGGAGGATGGTCTCAATCTGCAAATTTCCATTTTGTAGCAGCAACAGCAGAATCAAGGGAAAAGTTTGCAGATAGTGTTGTGAAATTTATAAGAAAATGGGATTTTGATGGTGTAGATATTGATTGGGAATATCCAACATTTAAAAGAGAACCAGATAAAACTGATAATCCTAACGATCAAGGTACACCATATGCAGATGATACTGAAAAAGAGACATTTACTCTATTGTTGAAGAGCTTGAGGACAACTTTAGATAAAGCTGGATTAACAGATAATAAGCATTATGAATTATCTGCAGCAGTTGGATGTGGAAAAGATAAAATAGAGAAAACTGAACCTGCTAAATATTCTAAATATTTAGATTTTATAAATATAATGACATATGATATTCATGGTGCTTGGGATAAAGTTACAGGACATCAATCTCCATTATATGCAAATCTATATGCACCATACAGTGATTTAATAAAACAATATTATAATGTAGATGCTTCTATGAATCTTTTTGCAGGGTATGGAATACCAAAGAGTAAATTATTAGTTGGCTCTCCATATTATTCTAGAGGGTGGAAAGGTGTAAAAGATGATGGTCCAATAGATAGTTTGCCTGGATTATATGCAACTGCAACAGGAGGAGCAAAAGGGACTTGGGATGGAGGAGTGCCAGGAGGAATGAATCCATTTTATTATATAAAATCAACATTAGAAAAAGATAATTCATTTAAAAAATACAGAGATCCTTGGACAAAAATGCCTTATTTATATAGCAAATCAAAAGGGGAAATGTATACATATGAAGATGAAGAATCTTTGCAGACAAGAGTAGATTATGTAAAAGATAATGGGTATGGTGGAATAATTTTCTGGGAGCTATCAGGAGATTATCCATCTAAAGGAGGAACAACTCTTACAGATATAATTTATAATGGATTTAAAGATAATACACCAGTAGAAAAAGTAAAAATAATAGTGAAAACATCAATAGATGGAGTTTTAAGTGTAGTAAAAAGTGAAGATGTAATAAAAAATTCTGATTATGTTATAGATGCAGGGAAATTATCAGACATGGAATTTATAAAATGGGAAGATAATTCAACAAATGCAGTTAGAACATTAAAAGCGGATAGTGATAAAGAGTTGATAGCATATTATAAAAAAGTAGTTGTACCTGAAAAAGTAAAATTAACATTAAAGGCAATAGATGAAAAAGGAACACTATTAAAAACAGAAACAGTAGATGTAGTAAAAGATGCAGATTATACAGCAGATGCAAAACAACTGTCTGATTTAGAATTTGTAAAATGGTCAGATGGAGAAACATCTGCAGTTAGAGTAATAAAAGTATCTTCGGATATGGTATTGACAGCTGAATTTAAAAAAGTAGAAAATAATACAAATTATCCAGCTTGGGATTCTAATACAATATATTTAAAAGATGATAAAGTGGTACATAATGAAAAAATATGGCAGGCAAAATGGTGGAATAAAGGCAATGAGCCAGGAACAACACAATGGGGACCTTGGGAAGATTTAGGAGAAGCCTCAAATAATGGAGGAGATTCTGGGAATACAGGAGGAAATACAGGAGGAAATACAGCTACTATTCCTTGGCCAACAACTGTAGGAGAAAAAGTGATTTTTACAGATAAAGAGATAAAAGCAACATTTGGAGAAATTTCTCCAAACACATATCCTGATAAAGTTGGAGAAAAAGTACAAGAGTTAATGAGCAAAAGTGAATATGAAAATATTTTTCCATATAGATATGGTTCTACTAAATGGAATGAATTTAATAATAAATCAGAACAAGAATATTATTCATATGAAAATTTAATAAGTGCTTTAAAAGAGTTATCAAGATTTATGTTAAGAGTAGAAACTAAAAAATATACTAACAGAGTATTTAGATTGGATAAAATAACTAAAGAGGTTACTTTATTAAAAGAAGATAAAGACTTTAATGGAGATTGGCTTCAAAATGTAAATCCAATAATAGATACAGCGGATTATGGTAAATTTTTGAATGAGGGTACAATGGAGGAGAGAAAAAGAGATTTAGCTGCATTTTTAGCAAATATATCTCATGAAACAACAGGTGGTTGGAAAACTGCACCAGGAGGACCTCAATCTTGGGGATTATATTATAAAGAAGAGATGAATCATGACGATAATAGTGTTGGTGGATATGTAGCAGCAAGTGAAGAATATCCAGCACAAGATGGGCAGTCTTATCACGGAAGAGGACCTATTCAACTTAGTTATAATTATAACTATGGATATATGAGTCAAATAATATATGGAGATAAAATGGTTCTTTTGAAAAATCCAAAACTTGTATCTCATAATGGAAAATTAGGATTTATGACAGGTATATGGTTTTGGATGACACCACAAAATCCTAAACCATCTTGTCATGATGTAATGGTGGGGAATTGGATTCCTACAGCAGAAGATTTAGCTGAAAATAGAAAACCTGGTTTTGGAGTTACTATAAATGTGATAAATGGAGGACTTGAAGCAGGAAAGCCTCATGATTCAAGAGTAGATGATAGAATAGCATTTTATGAAAAAATAACAGAAGCTTTAGGAGTTACTCCTGGAGATAATATAGACTGTTATACTCAAAAAAGATTTTGA
- the gspE gene encoding type II secretion system ATPase GspE, protein MNDIETKMDNVKKKYKIIYKNSENGLNFFATEKLSLEILDDLETYLEEKVNIEIISKNDMKKYMEEYSNEHKAETEEIISDLGKEYLQKYKNINIDTEIEDLEELAKEAPIINLVNTIITEAVKKGASDIHIEPFDNNVNVRYRVDGVLHQETTLPNSLTPAITTRIKIMSNLDIAEKRLPQDGRIRIKVMGKEIDIRVAIIPTLHGENSILRLLDKTALSLSIESIGFTDENKEKFMDLIKNSSGIILVTGPTGSGKTTTLYSTLSHLNTTEKKIITIEDPIEYQLKGINQIQVKPEIGFTFAKGLRSVLRQDPDIIMVGEIRDLETAKIATQAALTGHLVFATLHTNDAVGAVARLIDIGVEDYLVASSLKGVISQRLVRKLCETCKEEYIPDEIELKGYKKIINKDDKVYKAKGCELCNELGYSGRTGIHEVLVLNDNIRETITNFNGVMDIKKAAIASGMKDLTEDGLEKVKEGITTIDEVMRVTKS, encoded by the coding sequence ATGAATGATATAGAAACTAAAATGGATAACGTTAAAAAAAAATATAAAATAATTTATAAAAATAGCGAAAATGGGCTAAATTTTTTTGCGACAGAAAAATTATCATTGGAAATTTTAGATGATTTAGAAACATATTTAGAGGAAAAAGTTAATATTGAAATTATATCCAAAAATGATATGAAAAAATATATGGAAGAGTATTCAAATGAACATAAAGCAGAAACAGAAGAAATTATTAGTGATTTAGGAAAAGAATATTTACAAAAATATAAAAATATAAATATAGATACAGAAATAGAAGATTTAGAAGAATTGGCAAAAGAAGCGCCAATAATAAATTTAGTGAATACAATAATAACAGAAGCTGTAAAAAAAGGTGCAAGTGATATACATATAGAGCCGTTTGATAATAATGTAAATGTAAGGTATAGAGTAGATGGAGTATTACACCAAGAAACAACCCTGCCAAATAGTCTTACTCCTGCAATTACAACAAGAATAAAAATAATGTCAAATTTAGATATTGCAGAAAAAAGATTACCACAAGATGGAAGAATTAGAATAAAAGTTATGGGAAAAGAGATAGATATAAGGGTAGCAATAATTCCAACGTTGCATGGAGAAAACTCCATTTTAAGGTTATTGGATAAAACTGCACTATCATTAAGTATAGAAAGTATTGGGTTTACAGATGAAAACAAAGAAAAATTTATGGATTTGATAAAAAATAGTAGTGGAATTATATTAGTTACAGGTCCTACAGGAAGCGGAAAAACTACAACACTATATTCTACATTAAGTCATCTAAATACAACAGAAAAAAAGATAATAACAATAGAAGATCCAATAGAATATCAATTAAAAGGAATTAATCAAATACAAGTTAAGCCAGAAATAGGTTTTACATTTGCAAAAGGGTTAAGGTCAGTATTAAGGCAAGATCCAGATATAATAATGGTGGGAGAAATAAGAGATTTAGAAACAGCAAAAATAGCTACACAAGCGGCATTAACTGGACATTTAGTATTTGCAACATTACATACTAATGATGCAGTTGGAGCAGTAGCAAGGTTAATTGATATTGGAGTAGAGGATTACCTTGTAGCTTCTTCTTTAAAAGGGGTAATTTCTCAAAGATTAGTGAGAAAACTTTGTGAAACTTGTAAAGAAGAATATATTCCAGATGAAATAGAGTTAAAAGGATATAAAAAAATTATAAATAAAGATGATAAAGTGTATAAAGCAAAAGGGTGTGAATTATGCAATGAATTAGGTTATAGCGGAAGAACTGGAATACATGAAGTTTTAGTTTTAAATGACAACATAA